In Diceros bicornis minor isolate mBicDic1 chromosome 38, mDicBic1.mat.cur, whole genome shotgun sequence, the sequence TAATTTATCAATCTGCTTattagataaaaagaaaacttatttCATCCTCTTCTGGATCTCAAAATGTATTTATAAGTTAAGCTATTCTTGGGTGAAGTTAGGTATTTGCCCATGTGCCTAATTCTCTGTACTAACTGTAGTCTACATTGATACATTTTGTCTGAATGCTGGTTTTGTGGCTTTACTagctccctttttctctctccttttttatcCTGTCTCTTGCTGccgctttccacctctgtccagCTCCATCTTCAGAGAGCCCCCTGTATAATGCTCCACTTCCTGAGTATGCCAGTTGCCAGCTTCCTTCAGCACCTCCTCCATCATACGCTAAAGTCATCTCAGCTCCAGTGTCCGGTGCCACTCCTGATTACGCTGTAGTGACCGCTTTGCCACCTTCTTCCACACCCCCTACACCACCACTTCGACATCCAGCGACACGTTTTGCAACCTCCCTAGGTTCAGCCTTCCACCCTGTCCTGCCCCATTACGCTACAGTTCCTCGTCCTCTGAACAAAAACTCTCGGCCTTCCTCTCCCGTGAACACGCCCTCTCCTCAGCCTCCGGCTATGAAGCCCTGTGCCTGGTCTACTTCCAATTTCTCGCCCCTCCCTCCGTCTCCTCCAGTAATGATTAGCAGCCCCCCGGGCAAAGCTACTGGTCCCAGGCCTGTCCTCCCTGTTTGTGTTTCTTCTCCTGTGCCCCAAATGCCTCCATCGCCGACAGCCCCCAATGGGCTGCTGGACTCTGTCACATGTCCAGTGTCTCCACCGCCTACCTCAGGGCCAGCAGCGCCGCCTCCGCCGCCGCCTCCACTGCCTTCCCTCGCACCACCCTCACACTGTGGATCTCAAGCCTCTCCTCCTCCGGGCACCCCTGTTGCCTCAACTCCCTCATCCAAGCCCagtgttctcccttctccccctgcAGCTGCCCCTGCCTCTGTGGAGActcctctaaactctgtgctggggGACTCCTCTGCttctgagccaggcttgcaggcAGCCTCTCAGCCGGCTGAGACTCCAGCCCCACAGGGTAAGGCTTCCGTTATCGCTACTAACAACTAATCACTTGAAAGTGTTAGAGACCAACAGCTTTAATTGCCTAGAAGGATGGGGAGGATGGTTTTGATAGTTGAACATCTTTATGCCATAGtactatattttttataatttaaaaatttatagtagaaaataaatgtttttttcttctgttggaTTTATTGCGTTCGGAGGATCAATATGAGGAGTTTCCATATTGAACTAGATTTTGGTATCTTCTGCAGTATCATAATTGGAGATGTTTTCCAAAACTTAAGGGCCTCCAGAATGCATTTCCTTTAAATTTCACTAGGAAAACATGACTTGACACATTTGGTCTATACAAGAAGTGTATGGTCTAACTTGTCTTCCTTTAGTTTCTGGGCAACTTAGAGATTTAGTGCCCAACTGTAGTCATCACATGTATCATCCTAGAGTCTCCTGGAACAGTTCTGATCTTGGGCCTTATTTCGTTTTGGCCTCTCCTGTGTTGAGCTTCCCATATTGGACTTCCAGGGATGGGTGCCACCCTCAACCCTGTGGAGCAGCCAGACTTTGTAGGAGGGGTGAAGGGTGGCAGGCTTGATGTATACCCCAAAGGGTTCCATGGTCCACAATTACGAGAAGTAACGGGCTGAAGGGACAGTTGGGGGAGAACAGCGCCCTCTACAGGCatcccttcccccccccccatgCCTGAACCTGACTGTCGTGGCAACAGGGAGGATGTAATCTTCTAAGGTGGATTATTTGTAAGTAGAGAAGGACCTGGTTCTGTAAGTAAATAAGAAGATGCCTAgcaacctcctcctttttttttttttattaggatTTAATGACAATTACAGAAAGGAATATGACAACAAATAGGTACTTAAAAAGAAACAGCGTTATAGGCTGGATTTAAAcacacttctttttaaaaaaatcttagctcttaagataaaataagaaggcTGGTTATTGCTGTGTATGTATTTTTCTTGTTGGCGTAGCGGATTTGCATAAACGTTGAGTCACAGTTCTAGTACGTGCACTTTAGTGTGACGTTCTCGTATGTGCACTTTAGTGTGACAGTAATGCTGGGCAGGCCAGGCACAGTTAGCCTGATGGACCAGGCCAACTGTGGACCAGGTCAGATGGACCTCCTGCAGTATCCTTAGAGCTCCGATGACCCGGGGGAGGGTGACAGCCCTTTACTCCATGGTGCTCTTATTCGAACAATTTTTGTTTTCAGCTAATGTAACTGCTCAAAgtgagcaattaaaaaaaatttaccaccCACTGTGCAAATAGCATTTTATTTGTCCTAAAACACCCCTTTAAGCTTTAAGAAAGAGAGTACCTGCTAGTTCAGTCTTCTGTTAAATAAGTTCTTGTTCGCTCCCTTTGTGGCTGTATCAGACTTGGGCATTTCTCTCTTACTCCCCGTCTTCTAGGCTGAAAAAACTCTGTACTTTAAATTCTTTGTCATATAATTATTTCCAATAGTTATTTTGAGGTTTTACTTTGTACTAGTAAATTCCTTTacttcagtgattctcaactctTGCTACACATCGGATTTAGACGtggaatattttaagaaattgaagCCTGGGACCCACCCCTCCTTCGTGTTCTCAGCCCAGCCACTTTGCCTATCTATAACCAAGGCAATATGTGTGTCTTCAGTATTGTAGAATTTATTATCTCAGCACCTAAGGTGTACACAGATTATTTGGGTCTCTTATTTCAAATAGCGCTAACTGCTATCATATACACTAGTTTGTATATGATACAAATTTTGTATATGATCCCAAATTTTGTAAGCATTTATTTACCAAATCCTCGTGAAcaaaaaataattagataatCTGTTGCACAGTTCTATTAATAAAACGTGTAAGTAGTTATACACTTTGACTTTACattttagtgtctttttaatactGATCTAGATTTTAAACATTGGGATAAATAGAACTCATTAATACGTAGTAGATGTTTGAGTGGGTTTAATTTAGCATGGCATTCTACATACCTTTCCACGTAAAATAATGTCACTTAGCTCTAATGTTGATGGTCTTATTTAACATTTCTATCTCTCAGGCATTGTCTTGGGACCACCTGCACCTCcaccgccccctcccctcccaccaggTCCTGCCCAGGCTTCAGCcacactccctccacccccaggaccccctccaccccctcctcttccctcctcaggGCCTCCGCCTCCGCCTCCTCCACCCCCCCTTCCTAACCAagtgccccctcctcctccaccaccgcccgctcctcctctccctgcatCTGGATTTTTTGCGGCATCCATGTCAGAAGACAATCGCCCTTTAACTGGACTCGCAGCTGCCATTGCTGGAGCAAAACTTAGGAAAGTGTCACGGGTAAATGCGTTTCCAAATgattgtgttctttatatatgtcTTATTGTCTCAATACCTAAAGTACTGGATTTATTGCATTCTAATTTTATGAACCTATGTTATTCACTTCATTgattaaaaaatttgaaataatttaaacgtacagaaaagttgtaagaatAATATAAAGAGTTTCTGTAAACCTATCAACCAGATCTACCACCTAACATTTGACCATATTCGCtttattattctttctctttttgtctgaATTGAGAGAAGTCAGACACTGTGCCCCTAtttccctaaatacttcagtgtgtgttTTGTAAGAACAAGAACATTCACCTACATGACCACAAGATAATTATCAAAACCGGGAAGTTTAGCACTGGTAGAAGACTGTAATCTACAAATGTATTTAAATTTCATCTATTGTCCAATAATGTCTTTTGTGGCAATCTTTTTTTAGTCTAAGATCACCCATTGCATGTAGTTATAATgtgtctttattttactttagtCTGTAACAATTCCTTAATCTTTCGTTCATgatattgacatttttgaagactataaaacaattattttgtagaatattctTCAGtttggtttgtctgatgtttccccAAGATTAGATTTGGGTTATGCTTTTTTTTCGCGGGTTATGCATTTTTTAACACTGAAGTAATAGGTCTTTCTCAGTGTTTCACCCAGGGAGACATATAATGATATCATTTTATCCCATTATTGGTAATGTTAACTTTGGTAAAACTTCCATTGGTGTAAAGTCCATGCTATTTACTCcattagtgcttttttttttttttttgtggtgaggaagatcagccctgagctaacatccattgccaatcctcatctttttgctgaggaagattggctctgagggtaacatctgtgcccatcttcctctactttatatgggatgctgccacaggatggcctgacaagcggtgcatcggtgcacgcccgggatccaaacccaggtcaccagcagcggagcgtgcacacttaactgctacaccatggggctggccccctccatTAGTTCTTAAGTAgatgtaaaaataatatttagagccagccctgatggcctagtggttaaagttcggcgcactccacttccgtggcccgggtttggttcccagtcacggaaccacaccccttgtctgtcagtagccatgctgtggcagcagctcacatagaagaactagaaggacttacaactaggatatacaaccatgcactggggctttggggggggggggaaaaagagaaagattggcaatagatgttagctcagggtgaatctttcgcagcaaaaaaaataatatttagatgTGTTTATTGAAATTCATGCTGATGTATCCTTCTGTTTTGAATGAAATCTGTTAATAAACATACGATTGTCTAACATAAGAGTTTATGATGATATGTATTCTCATTAAGATGGAGGATGCCTCTGCCCCAAGTGGAGGGAGTACCATTGGCGTGAATTCGGCCTCGTCTAAAACAGATTCAGGTCGTGGAAATGGACCCCTTCCTTTAGGGGGTAGTGGTTTAATGGAAGAAATGAGTGCCCTGCTGGCCAGGAGGTAAGTGAGAAATTGTGTGGACATGTCCAGAATTGAGAGGatgttgttaattttatttcaaatatacttTAACTAGATGCAACTCTTCCCTTTTGGAGAAGTAGTTTTTTACACTAAGAGTTggatgacttttttaaaaatccagtttaCCTTCCTTCTAGGAGAAGAATTGCTGAAAAGGGATCAACAATAGACACAGAACAAAAAGAGGACAAAAATGTAAGTTAATGAAGGTAGTCCACTATACCAGAAAATGTGAAATCCAAGCATTAA encodes:
- the ENAH gene encoding protein enabled homolog isoform X1; translated protein: MGRGSRIEACMLLGNSEQSICQARAAVMVYDDANKKWVPAGGSAGFSRVHIYHHTGNNTFRVVGRKIQDHQVVINCAIPKGLKYNQATQTFHQWRDARQVYGLNFGSKEDANVFASAMMHALEVLNSQETAQSKVTATQDSTNLRCIFCGPTLPRQNSQLPAQVQNGPSQEELEIQRRQLQEQQRQKELERERLERERAERERLERERLERERLERERLEQEQLERERQERERQDRLERERQERQERERLERLDRERLERLERERLERERQEQLEREQLEWERERRASSAAPSSESPLYNAPLPEYASCQLPSAPPPSYAKVISAPVSGATPDYAVVTALPPSSTPPTPPLRHPATRFATSLGSAFHPVLPHYATVPRPLNKNSRPSSPVNTPSPQPPAMKPCAWSTSNFSPLPPSPPVMISSPPGKATGPRPVLPVCVSSPVPQMPPSPTAPNGLLDSVTCPVSPPPTSGPAAPPPPPPPLPSLAPPSHCGSQASPPPGTPVASTPSSKPSVLPSPPAAAPASVETPLNSVLGDSSASEPGLQAASQPAETPAPQGIVLGPPAPPPPPPLPPGPAQASATLPPPPGPPPPPPLPSSGPPPPPPPPPLPNQVPPPPPPPPAPPLPASGFFAASMSEDNRPLTGLAAAIAGAKLRKVSRMEDASAPSGGSTIGVNSASSKTDSGRGNGPLPLGGSGLMEEMSALLARRRRIAEKGSTIDTEQKEDKNEDSEPVTSKVSSTSTAEPTRKPWERTNTMNGSKSPVISRRDSPRKNQIVFDHRSYDSLHRPKSAPSSQPSANGVQTEGLDYDRLKQDILDEMRKELTKLKEELIDAIRQELSKSNTA
- the ENAH gene encoding protein enabled homolog isoform X5; its protein translation is MGRGSRIEACMLLGNSEQSICQARAAVMVYDDANKKWVPAGGSAGFSRVHIYHHTGNNTFRVVGRKIQDHQVVINCAIPKGLKYNQATQTFHQWRDARQVYGLNFGSKEDANVFASAMMHALEVLNSQETGPTLPRQNSQLPAQVQNGPSQEELEIQRRQLQEQQRQKELERERLERERAERERLERERLERERLERERLEQEQLERERQERERQDRLERERQERQERERLERLDRERLERLERERLERERQEQLEREQLEWERERRASSAAPSSESPLYNAPLPEYASCQLPSAPPPSYAKVISAPVSGATPDYAVVTALPPSSTPPTPPLRHPATRFATSLGSAFHPVLPHYATVPRPLNKNSRPSSPVNTPSPQPPAMKPCAWSTSNFSPLPPSPPVMISSPPGKATGPRPVLPVCVSSPVPQMPPSPTAPNGLLDSVTCPVSPPPTSGPAAPPPPPPPLPSLAPPSHCGSQASPPPGTPVASTPSSKPSVLPSPPAAAPASVETPLNSVLGDSSASEPGLQAASQPAETPAPQGIVLGPPAPPPPPPLPPGPAQASATLPPPPGPPPPPPLPSSGPPPPPPPPPLPNQVPPPPPPPPAPPLPASGFFAASMSEDNRPLTGLAAAIAGAKLRKVSRMEDASAPSGGSTIGVNSASSKTDSGRGNGPLPLGGSGLMEEMSALLARRRRIAEKGSTIDTEQKEDKNEDSEPVTSKVSSTSTAEPTRKPWERTNTMNGSKSPVISRPKSAPSSQPSANGVQTEGLDYDRLKQDILDEMRKELTKLKEELIDAIRQELSKSNTA
- the ENAH gene encoding protein enabled homolog isoform X3, with protein sequence MGRGSRIEACMLLGNSEQSICQARAAVMVYDDANKKWVPAGGSAGFSRVHIYHHTGNNTFRVVGRKIQDHQVVINCAIPKGLKYNQATQTFHQWRDARQVYGLNFGSKEDANVFASAMMHALEVLNSQETGPTLPRQNSQLPAQVQNGPSQEELEIQRRQLQEQQRQKELERERLERERAERERLERERLERERLERERLEQEQLERERQERERQDRLERERQERQERERLERLDRERLERLERERLERERQEQLEREQLEWERERRASSAAPSSESPLYNAPLPEYASCQLPSAPPPSYAKVISAPVSGATPDYAVVTALPPSSTPPTPPLRHPATRFATSLGSAFHPVLPHYATVPRPLNKNSRPSSPVNTPSPQPPAMKPCAWSTSNFSPLPPSPPVMISSPPGKATGPRPVLPVCVSSPVPQMPPSPTAPNGLLDSVTCPVSPPPTSGPAAPPPPPPPLPSLAPPSHCGSQASPPPGTPVASTPSSKPSVLPSPPAAAPASVETPLNSVLGDSSASEPGLQAASQPAETPAPQGIVLGPPAPPPPPPLPPGPAQASATLPPPPGPPPPPPLPSSGPPPPPPPPPLPNQVPPPPPPPPAPPLPASGFFAASMSEDNRPLTGLAAAIAGAKLRKVSRMEDASAPSGGSTIGVNSASSKTDSGRGNGPLPLGGSGLMEEMSALLARRRRIAEKGSTIDTEQKEDKNEDSEPVTSKVSSTSTAEPTRKPWERTNTMNGSKSPVISRRDSPRKNQIVFDHRSYDSLHRPKSAPSSQPSANGVQTEGLDYDRLKQDILDEMRKELTKLKEELIDAIRQELSKSNTA
- the ENAH gene encoding protein enabled homolog isoform X4; this encodes MGRGSRIEACMLLGNSEQSICQARAAVMVYDDANKKWVPAGGSAGFSRVHIYHHTGNNTFRVVGRKIQDHQVVINCAIPKGLKYNQATQTFHQWRDARQVYGLNFGSKEDANVFASAMMHALEVLNSQETAQSKVTATQDSTNLRCIFCGPTLPRQNSQLPAQVQNGPSQEELEIQRRQLQEQQRQKELERERLERERAERERLERERLERERLERERLEQEQLERERQERERQDRLERERQERQERERLERLDRERLERLERERLERERQEQLEREQLEWERERRASSAAPSSESPLYNAPLPEYASCQLPSAPPPSYAKVISAPVSGATPDYAVVTALPPSSTPPTPPLRHPATRFATSLGSAFHPVLPHYATVPRPLNKNSRPSSPVNTPSPQPPAMKPCAWSTSNFSPLPPSPPVMISSPPGKATGPRPVLPVCVSSPVPQMPPSPTAPNGLLDSVTCPVSPPPTSGPAAPPPPPPPLPSLAPPSHCGSQASPPPGTPVASTPSSKPSVLPSPPAAAPASVETPLNSVLGDSSASEPGLQAASQPAETPAPQGIVLGPPAPPPPPPLPPGPAQASATLPPPPGPPPPPPLPSSGPPPPPPPPPLPNQVPPPPPPPPAPPLPASGFFAASMSEDNRPLTGLAAAIAGAKLRKVSRMEDASAPSGGSTIGVNSASSKTDSGRGNGPLPLGGSGLMEEMSALLARRRRIAEKGSTIDTEQKEDKNEDSEPVTSKVSSTSTAEPTRKPWERTNTMNGSKSPVISRPKSAPSSQPSANGVQTEGLDYDRLKQDILDEMRKELTKLKEELIDAIRQELSKSNTA
- the ENAH gene encoding protein enabled homolog isoform X2, with product MSEQSICQARAAVMVYDDANKKWVPAGGSAGFSRVHIYHHTGNNTFRVVGRKIQDHQVVINCAIPKGLKYNQATQTFHQWRDARQVYGLNFGSKEDANVFASAMMHALEVLNSQETAQSKVTATQDSTNLRCIFCGPTLPRQNSQLPAQVQNGPSQEELEIQRRQLQEQQRQKELERERLERERAERERLERERLERERLERERLEQEQLERERQERERQDRLERERQERQERERLERLDRERLERLERERLERERQEQLEREQLEWERERRASSAAPSSESPLYNAPLPEYASCQLPSAPPPSYAKVISAPVSGATPDYAVVTALPPSSTPPTPPLRHPATRFATSLGSAFHPVLPHYATVPRPLNKNSRPSSPVNTPSPQPPAMKPCAWSTSNFSPLPPSPPVMISSPPGKATGPRPVLPVCVSSPVPQMPPSPTAPNGLLDSVTCPVSPPPTSGPAAPPPPPPPLPSLAPPSHCGSQASPPPGTPVASTPSSKPSVLPSPPAAAPASVETPLNSVLGDSSASEPGLQAASQPAETPAPQGIVLGPPAPPPPPPLPPGPAQASATLPPPPGPPPPPPLPSSGPPPPPPPPPLPNQVPPPPPPPPAPPLPASGFFAASMSEDNRPLTGLAAAIAGAKLRKVSRMEDASAPSGGSTIGVNSASSKTDSGRGNGPLPLGGSGLMEEMSALLARRRRIAEKGSTIDTEQKEDKNEDSEPVTSKVSSTSTAEPTRKPWERTNTMNGSKSPVISRRDSPRKNQIVFDHRSYDSLHRPKSAPSSQPSANGVQTEGLDYDRLKQDILDEMRKELTKLKEELIDAIRQELSKSNTA